One Streptococcus sp. zg-86 DNA window includes the following coding sequences:
- the liaF gene encoding cell wall-active antibiotics response protein LiaF, whose protein sequence is MRKVQFFLLVESVLFVLACFDVITSEMARAMLLFAGILLVIWYVLSRQMTSIFLSSAILLIFLVFAFNPYFLLGVLFMIVYMFINFFSRYEKRNQYTHIILDDQTLEAKKEKTQWFGSQNHSQDSYGFEDVNIIRLFGNDVVDLDETVLVGRDNIVVVRKTFGKTKIIVPIDVEVSLSVSSIYGRVHFLGLSYWDLRNESFAIASPYYKDSHKRVKLVVNCLFGDVEVVRV, encoded by the coding sequence ATGAGAAAAGTCCAGTTTTTTTTACTAGTTGAAAGTGTTCTTTTTGTCTTGGCCTGCTTTGATGTCATTACAAGTGAGATGGCAAGGGCCATGTTGCTTTTTGCAGGGATTTTGCTAGTGATTTGGTATGTATTAAGTCGTCAAATGACTAGTATCTTCCTCAGTAGTGCTATTTTATTAATTTTTCTAGTTTTTGCCTTTAATCCCTATTTTTTATTAGGCGTTCTCTTTATGATTGTCTATATGTTTATTAACTTCTTTTCGCGCTATGAAAAGCGAAATCAGTACACGCATATTATTTTGGATGATCAGACTTTGGAAGCTAAAAAAGAAAAAACGCAATGGTTTGGAAGTCAGAATCATTCTCAAGATTCCTATGGTTTTGAGGATGTCAATATTATCCGTTTATTTGGTAATGATGTAGTGGACCTAGATGAGACCGTTCTAGTTGGACGAGATAATATTGTTGTCGTTCGCAAAACCTTTGGGAAAACTAAGATTATTGTGCCGATTGATGTAGAAGTTTCACTATCTGTTTCTAGTATTTACGGCCGTGTCCATTTTCTAGGCTTGTCTTACTGGGATTTGCGCAATGAAAGTTTTGCGATAGCTAGTCCCTATTACAAGGATTCCCATAAGCGGGTAAAACTGGTTGTCAATTGCCTCTTTGGTGATGTGGAGGTGGTTCGCGTATGA